The Candidatus Omnitrophota bacterium region CCCGGACGCGGATCTGCGCCTACGGCGTGAAACCGGACGGATGAGCCGGATGCTGACGAGAAAAGCCAATTATTTCAAGTATATAATAGGCAAAAACATGCGTATTAAAAACATACCGGAAGTTTTTTTTAAGCTGGATCAGACCCCTGCGAGAGCCGCGAAAATTGATGATATCCTCAATCAAATAGCGCATGAGAGCGGTGAGGGCGGTTCCTAATTGAAAAGCTCTTCGTACGGGAGAGTGTCGTGTAGTCTGCGGTTTTTCCTTGCGCTGGGCGCCGTTTTGTTCCGTCTGGGCA contains the following coding sequences:
- a CDS encoding ribosome-binding factor A yields the protein MRDERKVKLAKQIQREVNGVIHKDFHIPTGVILTITDVTISNDCRSCCVFYSVYVSPDTSTGTVPDADLRLRRETGRMSRMLTRKANYFKYIIGKNMRIKNIPEVFFKLDQTPARAAKIDDILNQIAHESGEGGS